A genomic segment from Chitinophaga niabensis encodes:
- a CDS encoding DUF1553 domain-containing protein codes for MRRIIIILLLLAFVIGMSVFVFSSTTPDMPDDVQAAYDALNGPLDYNIDVKPILSDKCFACHGPDKAKQKAGLRLDIADHAYADLPENKGKVAITPGNLHKSELFHRIISTDPQYLMPTPASHLSLTATEKAILIKWIEDGAKYKAHWAFVKPEKPKVPRVKGVQVNPIDNFIQAKLQKENLLPAAEADKELLLRRVSLDLTGLPPTLKEINDFIRDSSPNAYEKQVDRLLNSAHFGEKMAVDWLDAARFADTHGYSIDDERDMSPYRDWVIKAFNTGLPYDKFLQWQLAGDLFPQASREMIIATAFNRNHQQNMEGGVVEEEFQTEYVVDRTNTFGDAMLGLSIGCARCHDHKYDPITQKNYYELFSFFNNVKEAGQISFDGAMPTPTLLLPTAEKERSVQAIKDSIALLSRTSSGFEQWMSSKAYQQLANYKIPKDNLQACFTFDHADFKNTLNKKQEGVIRGIPGDGTNFAANGTGKAMKLNGDNWLDVKPVGVFRKSQPFSIGLWINIPNALTQGVIFHKGDRERLYNFRGYHLYLRDNKLEIMMAHTAPSDAITRISKDVVPRDKWIQLTVTYDGSSTAAGFNLYLDGVPMRMETTMDQLRKDINFGNGPNEAGLQIGGWDRGFGITNTLVDDLVVYNRNLSPLEISILAKKTSWAAIAAQPDPVALKQYYQSVTDTLLQKELVRLRNKLADTVATIKELMVMQEMPVPKKTFLLKRGNYDMPGEQVFPNTPASLLPYPKDLPKNRYGLAQWLTHPDNPLTARVAVNRYWQNYFGTGLVKTSEDFGNQGEIPSHPALLDWLAVTFIDSGWNVKAINKLIVMSATYRQDSRAGKAAKEKDPDNRLLSHGPAYRMSAEMVRDNALQASGLLNPEVGGSSIKPYQPNGLWEINSKTYHQDTGSLVYKRSLYVFVKRSVPNPTLATFDAPSRSYCIVRRQKTNTPLQALVTLNDPTYLEAAKVLGEQMTKEADNKQAITLTFKKLTGRSPQMAEMELLLQLQQTTLAKFRQYPQKQRGWLYAGQYKFSGAIDSAVVAANTVVASTILNSDASLIKR; via the coding sequence ATGCGGCGGATCATTATTATACTGCTATTGCTTGCATTTGTGATAGGGATGAGTGTGTTTGTATTTTCTTCCACAACACCGGATATGCCGGATGATGTACAGGCTGCCTATGATGCCCTGAACGGGCCATTGGATTATAATATCGATGTAAAGCCCATCCTGTCCGACAAATGTTTTGCCTGCCATGGGCCGGATAAAGCAAAACAAAAAGCAGGCTTGCGGCTGGATATAGCAGACCATGCCTATGCGGACCTTCCGGAGAATAAAGGGAAAGTAGCCATTACACCCGGCAACCTGCATAAAAGTGAACTGTTCCACCGGATCATTTCTACTGACCCTCAGTATTTAATGCCCACACCGGCATCCCACCTGAGCCTCACAGCCACAGAAAAAGCCATCCTCATAAAATGGATCGAAGACGGAGCGAAATACAAAGCACACTGGGCTTTCGTTAAACCGGAGAAACCAAAAGTACCGCGGGTTAAAGGCGTGCAGGTGAATCCCATAGACAATTTCATCCAGGCGAAACTGCAAAAAGAAAACTTGTTGCCCGCAGCGGAAGCTGATAAAGAATTATTATTAAGACGGGTATCACTGGACCTTACAGGTTTACCACCTACCTTAAAAGAGATCAATGATTTTATCCGGGACAGCTCTCCCAATGCATACGAAAAACAGGTAGACCGTTTACTGAACTCCGCACACTTTGGTGAAAAAATGGCGGTGGACTGGCTGGATGCCGCACGGTTTGCAGACACACACGGTTATTCCATAGATGATGAAAGGGATATGTCTCCCTACCGCGATTGGGTGATCAAAGCATTTAATACCGGGCTTCCTTACGATAAATTCCTGCAATGGCAACTGGCAGGCGACCTCTTCCCTCAAGCCAGCAGAGAGATGATCATCGCCACAGCCTTTAACCGGAATCATCAGCAGAATATGGAAGGCGGGGTTGTGGAAGAAGAATTCCAAACGGAATATGTGGTAGACAGAACGAATACATTCGGGGATGCCATGCTGGGCTTATCGATCGGCTGTGCCAGGTGCCACGATCACAAATACGATCCCATCACCCAAAAGAACTATTATGAACTGTTCAGCTTCTTTAACAACGTGAAGGAGGCCGGCCAGATCTCATTTGATGGCGCCATGCCCACTCCCACATTATTATTGCCTACTGCAGAAAAAGAACGATCTGTACAAGCTATCAAAGACAGCATTGCGCTGTTATCACGCACATCTTCCGGTTTTGAACAATGGATGAGCAGCAAGGCTTATCAGCAGCTGGCGAATTATAAGATCCCGAAAGATAACTTACAGGCCTGCTTCACATTTGATCATGCAGACTTTAAAAATACCCTGAATAAAAAACAGGAAGGTGTGATCAGGGGCATTCCCGGCGATGGTACTAATTTTGCAGCCAATGGAACCGGCAAAGCCATGAAATTAAACGGTGATAACTGGCTGGATGTAAAGCCTGTTGGGGTGTTCCGCAAGTCACAACCCTTTAGCATCGGATTATGGATAAACATTCCTAACGCCTTAACGCAAGGGGTGATCTTTCATAAAGGAGACAGGGAGCGTTTGTATAATTTCAGAGGTTATCATTTATATCTCAGGGACAATAAACTGGAGATCATGATGGCGCATACAGCACCTTCAGATGCCATCACCAGGATCAGCAAAGACGTTGTGCCGCGCGATAAATGGATCCAGCTCACCGTAACCTACGATGGGTCTTCTACCGCAGCAGGTTTTAATCTTTACCTGGATGGAGTGCCCATGCGTATGGAAACTACCATGGACCAGCTGAGAAAAGATATCAACTTCGGGAATGGCCCCAATGAAGCGGGATTACAGATTGGCGGCTGGGACCGTGGCTTTGGCATTACCAATACATTGGTGGATGATCTTGTGGTATATAACCGTAATCTCAGCCCTTTGGAAATAAGCATCCTGGCAAAGAAAACATCCTGGGCTGCCATTGCAGCTCAACCTGATCCCGTTGCTTTGAAACAATATTACCAGTCTGTTACGGACACTTTGCTGCAAAAGGAACTCGTACGGTTACGCAATAAACTGGCGGATACTGTTGCCACCATAAAAGAATTAATGGTGATGCAGGAAATGCCCGTTCCTAAAAAAACATTCTTACTCAAACGCGGCAATTATGATATGCCGGGTGAACAGGTATTTCCTAATACGCCGGCAAGTTTATTACCTTATCCAAAAGACCTTCCTAAAAACAGGTATGGTCTTGCACAATGGCTCACCCACCCTGACAACCCTTTAACTGCAAGGGTAGCCGTGAACCGGTACTGGCAGAATTACTTTGGTACAGGACTGGTGAAAACATCAGAAGATTTCGGCAACCAGGGCGAAATACCCAGCCATCCTGCATTGCTGGACTGGCTTGCCGTTACCTTTATAGACTCGGGCTGGAATGTAAAAGCGATCAATAAGCTCATTGTAATGTCCGCCACGTATCGCCAGGATTCCCGTGCAGGAAAAGCGGCAAAGGAAAAAGATCCGGATAACCGTTTACTGTCTCACGGCCCGGCCTACCGTATGTCTGCAGAAATGGTAAGGGATAATGCATTACAGGCAAGTGGTTTACTGAACCCTGAAGTGGGTGGCAGCAGTATAAAACCTTATCAGCCAAACGGGCTCTGGGAAATAAACAGCAAAACATATCACCAGGATACCGGCAGCCTGGTGTACAAACGGAGTTTGTATGTGTTCGTAAAAAGATCTGTGCCCAATCCCACACTGGCTACTTTCGATGCGCCTTCCCGCAGTTATTGCATCGTAAGACGGCAGAAAACAAATACGCCTTTACAGGCATTGGTCACCCTAAATGATCCTACTTACCTGGAGGCCGCAAAGGTATTGGGAGAACAGATGACAAAGGAAGCCGATAACAAACAGGCTATTACGCTTACGTTTAAGAAACTAACGGGCCGTTCACCACAAATGGCAGAAATGGAATTGCTGTTACAATTACAACAAACAACACTGGCAAAATTCAGGCAGTATCCGCAAAAGCAAAGAGGCTGGCTGTATGCAGGGCAATATAAATTCAGCGGAGCTATAGATAGTGCCGTAGTGGCGGCCAACACGGTAGTGGCCAGCACTATTCTGAATTCAGATGCATCACTCATAAAAAGATAA
- a CDS encoding c-type cytochrome has product MKNIIKKAALYLLPFCAAASAFAQETPKEEDYFRINKVSSPEGTLLEVGGLTVLPNGDLGVSTRRGDVYIVENPTSRRPFFRKFATGLHEILGLAWKDGALYCAQRGELTKLVDTNMDGKADVYETVYAWPISGHYHEYSFGPKLAPDGSFFVSANVAFGDEEWWRGESRVPWRGWIMHISADGSKMEPWATGMRSPCGISMVDGELFYTENQGDYMGSGGIWRVKKGDFVGHPAGLRWTGEANSPLKLTATQFNAVVDERKVRNAQGRMIKPENVIDEKFITMFEAKKTIPELRLPAVWLPHGVLGISNSEMVKIPEGAFGPFAGQTLVGDQGQSKIMRVVMEKVKGEYQGVAFDFRSGFQSGVLRMAWGQDGSLFVGETNRGWGSAGDANEGLQRLVWNNRIPFEMQTVKAMPDGFEIEFTLPVDKKSAEDLASYAVSSFIYKYHPVYGSPTVNMENCDVKGVKVSDDGLKVRVIVDNLRQYYIHNITLEGIRSKDNFYSLVHPTGYYTLNNIPDGNKLAMSGVSTRNSAKEAAAKEAAEKAKPAASKAAAAKPGTKAEAATTGAVKPAAAKAPTYEEVKPLLAKYTCAACHNADKKQVGPAFKDIAKKRYTNEMIVKLIYNPNPENWPGYATEMPPMPQVPKADALKIAGWINSLK; this is encoded by the coding sequence ATGAAAAATATCATAAAGAAAGCTGCATTATACTTACTTCCTTTCTGCGCTGCTGCTTCAGCATTTGCACAGGAAACGCCGAAGGAAGAAGATTACTTCAGGATAAATAAAGTGAGCTCGCCGGAAGGCACCCTGCTGGAAGTAGGCGGTCTTACCGTTCTGCCGAATGGCGACCTGGGTGTATCTACCCGCCGTGGTGATGTGTATATCGTGGAAAACCCTACCAGCAGAAGACCTTTCTTCCGCAAGTTTGCCACCGGCCTGCACGAGATCCTGGGCCTTGCCTGGAAAGACGGTGCCCTCTATTGCGCGCAAAGAGGTGAACTCACCAAACTGGTAGACACGAATATGGACGGTAAGGCAGATGTATATGAAACCGTATACGCATGGCCTATTTCCGGTCACTATCATGAATATTCCTTCGGCCCTAAATTAGCGCCGGATGGTTCCTTTTTTGTATCCGCCAACGTAGCGTTCGGTGATGAAGAATGGTGGCGCGGTGAAAGCCGTGTTCCCTGGAGAGGATGGATCATGCACATCTCCGCAGATGGTAGCAAAATGGAACCATGGGCAACAGGTATGCGTTCCCCTTGCGGTATCAGCATGGTGGATGGTGAACTGTTCTACACAGAGAACCAGGGAGACTATATGGGCTCCGGTGGTATATGGCGTGTAAAGAAAGGTGATTTTGTGGGTCACCCTGCCGGCCTCCGCTGGACAGGTGAAGCTAATTCCCCCCTCAAACTGACCGCAACGCAATTCAATGCAGTAGTGGACGAACGCAAAGTGAGAAATGCACAAGGCAGGATGATCAAACCAGAGAATGTGATAGATGAAAAATTCATCACCATGTTCGAAGCAAAGAAAACCATTCCTGAATTAAGACTGCCTGCTGTATGGTTACCCCACGGTGTACTGGGTATTTCCAACTCTGAAATGGTAAAGATCCCTGAAGGTGCATTCGGTCCCTTTGCCGGTCAAACACTTGTGGGTGATCAGGGTCAAAGTAAGATCATGCGGGTAGTGATGGAAAAAGTGAAAGGCGAATACCAGGGTGTGGCATTCGACTTCCGCAGTGGTTTCCAATCCGGCGTACTGCGTATGGCATGGGGTCAGGACGGTTCTCTCTTTGTAGGGGAAACCAACCGCGGATGGGGTTCTGCAGGTGATGCCAATGAAGGTTTGCAACGCCTTGTATGGAATAACCGCATTCCTTTCGAAATGCAAACCGTAAAAGCTATGCCTGATGGTTTTGAAATTGAGTTCACTTTACCGGTTGATAAGAAATCAGCAGAAGACCTGGCTTCTTATGCTGTATCCAGCTTTATCTACAAATATCATCCTGTATATGGCAGCCCTACCGTGAACATGGAGAACTGTGATGTAAAGGGTGTGAAAGTGTCTGATGACGGCCTGAAAGTACGTGTGATCGTAGATAATCTCCGTCAATATTATATTCATAACATTACACTGGAAGGTATCCGTTCAAAAGATAATTTCTACTCTCTCGTACATCCAACAGGATATTATACCCTGAATAATATTCCGGATGGTAATAAACTGGCTATGAGTGGCGTGAGCACCCGTAACTCTGCAAAGGAAGCGGCGGCTAAAGAAGCTGCTGAGAAAGCAAAGCCTGCTGCCTCAAAAGCTGCAGCTGCAAAGCCTGGTACCAAAGCTGAAGCAGCCACCACTGGTGCTGTTAAGCCAGCTGCCGCTAAAGCGCCCACATACGAAGAAGTGAAACCATTGCTGGCCAAATATACCTGCGCCGCCTGCCATAATGCAGATAAAAAGCAGGTAGGTCCGGCGTTTAAGGACATTGCTAAAAAGCGTTACACTAATGAAATGATTGTGAAGCTGATCTACAATCCTAACCCGGAGAACTGGCCTGGTTATGCAACAGAGATGCCTCCGATGCCACAGGTTCCAAAGGCAGATGCCCTGAAGATTGCCGGCTGGATCAATTCTTTAAAGTAA
- a CDS encoding pseudouridine synthase, translated as MNRYFIIHKPFNMLSQFTGGRQTERQIGELDYDFPEGTHAVGRLDNHSEGLLILTTNKKVTRLLFQGEQPHGRTYLVRIKNVIKPVDLERLRTGVPIRIAGGEMYTTPPCKVEIVQKPANLADRVGELSDDYPHTWLLITLMEGKYHQVRKMVRSIHHPCQRLIRVSIEDLELGDLPPGGVQEMQEAEFFEKLKIANWN; from the coding sequence ATGAACCGTTACTTTATTATTCACAAACCTTTCAATATGCTCTCACAGTTTACGGGCGGGCGGCAGACTGAAAGGCAGATCGGCGAACTGGATTATGATTTTCCGGAAGGCACCCATGCGGTAGGCAGGCTGGATAATCATTCAGAAGGTTTGCTGATACTCACCACCAATAAAAAAGTAACACGCCTGCTTTTCCAGGGCGAGCAACCCCATGGCAGAACTTACCTGGTAAGGATAAAGAATGTAATAAAGCCGGTGGACCTGGAACGTTTGCGCACAGGGGTTCCTATCAGGATAGCAGGTGGTGAGATGTACACAACACCTCCCTGCAAAGTAGAAATAGTGCAGAAACCTGCGAACCTGGCAGACCGTGTTGGTGAATTAAGCGACGATTATCCGCATACCTGGCTGCTCATTACTTTGATGGAAGGAAAATACCACCAGGTGCGCAAGATGGTAAGATCAATACATCATCCCTGCCAGCGGCTGATCAGGGTATCTATTGAAGATCTGGAACTGGGTGATCTTCCGCCGGGTGGTGTGCAGGAGATGCAGGAAGCGGAGTTTTTTGAGAAGCTGAAGATCGCGAACTGGAACTGA
- a CDS encoding DUF1501 domain-containing protein, translated as MCDEHNFRINTPDFNKLNKQLGRRDFLTKTSMGIGALALSSLLGNKLFSNVTTEQEILNAIPHFAPKAKRVVYLFMAGGPSQFETFDYKPVLEKLRGQNLPDSVRNGQRLTGMSSGQALLPVVPSAFKFNQHGESRTWISELLPHTAKVVDELCIIRSIHSEAINHDPAITFLQTGNQLPGRPSIGSWLSYGLGSDNENLPTFIVLVSKDASKDQPLYARLWGNGFLPSEYQGVQFRSGKDPVLFLNNPEGYDGADRKEMLEYLSKLNQLQHNTYGDPEIDARIAQYEMAFRMQTSVPDVIDVKDEPDETFDLYGPGSRDAGTYAANCLLARKLLEKDVKFVQLYHQGWDHHGSLPANMPKQCLSIDQATGALITDLKRRGLLEDTLVIWGGEFGRTVYSQGKLTPTDYGRDHHPRCFTMWMAGAGVKPGFSFGETDDFSYNIVKDPVHVHDFQATLLHLMGIDHERLTYKFQGRRFRLTDVEGKVVKDILTNA; from the coding sequence ATGTGCGATGAACATAATTTCAGGATCAATACGCCTGATTTCAACAAACTGAACAAGCAACTGGGCCGCCGTGATTTCCTGACCAAAACATCCATGGGTATTGGCGCCCTGGCGCTGAGTTCTTTGTTAGGGAATAAATTATTCAGCAATGTAACTACAGAGCAGGAAATACTAAACGCCATTCCTCACTTTGCCCCAAAAGCAAAAAGGGTGGTATATCTCTTTATGGCAGGCGGGCCATCACAGTTTGAAACGTTTGATTACAAACCTGTATTGGAAAAGCTGAGAGGCCAGAACCTCCCGGATTCTGTCCGGAATGGCCAACGCCTTACCGGTATGAGCTCCGGACAGGCCCTGCTGCCTGTTGTGCCTTCTGCATTCAAATTCAATCAGCATGGAGAGAGCCGTACCTGGATCAGTGAGCTGTTACCGCATACTGCCAAGGTGGTAGATGAGCTTTGCATTATCAGGTCCATCCATTCCGAAGCAATCAATCACGATCCTGCCATTACCTTTTTGCAAACAGGGAACCAGCTTCCCGGGCGGCCATCCATTGGTTCCTGGTTAAGTTATGGGCTGGGGTCAGATAACGAGAACCTGCCCACTTTCATCGTACTGGTTTCCAAAGATGCCTCCAAAGACCAACCTTTATATGCCAGGTTATGGGGCAACGGTTTTTTGCCTTCAGAATACCAGGGCGTACAGTTCAGATCAGGCAAAGATCCTGTACTCTTCCTCAATAACCCGGAAGGTTATGATGGAGCAGACCGGAAGGAAATGCTGGAATATCTTTCCAAACTAAACCAGCTGCAGCACAACACGTATGGCGATCCGGAAATAGATGCGCGCATTGCACAATATGAAATGGCTTTCCGCATGCAAACATCCGTTCCTGATGTAATTGATGTAAAAGATGAACCAGACGAAACATTTGACCTGTATGGTCCCGGCTCGCGGGATGCTGGTACTTATGCCGCGAATTGCCTGCTGGCACGTAAACTGCTGGAGAAAGATGTAAAGTTTGTGCAGCTTTATCACCAGGGATGGGACCATCACGGCAGCCTGCCGGCTAATATGCCTAAACAATGCCTTTCCATTGACCAGGCCACCGGGGCACTGATCACTGATCTCAAACGCAGAGGTTTACTGGAAGATACACTGGTGATATGGGGTGGTGAATTTGGCCGTACTGTTTATTCACAAGGCAAACTCACGCCCACCGATTATGGCCGCGATCATCATCCGCGTTGTTTCACGATGTGGATGGCAGGTGCAGGTGTAAAACCCGGCTTCTCTTTCGGGGAAACAGACGACTTCAGCTATAACATTGTGAAAGACCCTGTGCATGTACATGACTTCCAGGCTACCCTGCTGCACCTGATGGGCATCGATCATGAAAGGCTAACCTATAAGTTCCAGGGAAGGCGCTTCAGGCTAACAGACGTAGAAGGGAAAGTAGTAAAGGACATATTAACCAACGCATGA
- a CDS encoding c-type cytochrome domain-containing protein → MKLLDIFTFSGHLHPLIVHLPIGFILLATLFNLLSYAKRFAYLKQAVPITLLIGFIAAVLACIFGYLLSLKGDYDTDALSKHKLSGISLAAIAGLLYFTTTKFFLKEIPLPRPLFSLLLTGLVILMSYSGHQGASLTHGSDYLTMQVLLQKERVKPSSAEEALLFEDVIQPILQNKCVQCHRDGKSKGDLSLENMEDILKGGKSGPAIIPGNPDSSELIRRIMLDEDHKDFMPADGKPPLTKNELRLIRWWVKEGKAAQGKTVASLDSVILQPMVAQYLGMETQQAVNITQHINPGIPISTDTSLIANLRKTGLHVRLMLLQPLMLDVTLPTGSGVKAALIKPEIHKLAKHIIWLNLSGNGLTDDDLDFLPALINLEKLRLDKNPVTDKISHQLITLKHLEALNLNETNITAAAIDQLKKNTAIKRVYSWNTGAQR, encoded by the coding sequence ATGAAATTATTAGACATCTTTACATTTTCAGGCCACCTGCATCCCCTGATCGTTCACCTGCCGATAGGTTTCATTCTGCTGGCCACACTCTTCAACCTGCTGTCTTACGCAAAGCGGTTCGCTTATCTGAAACAGGCGGTGCCCATCACCCTGCTCATTGGTTTTATAGCCGCCGTGTTAGCCTGTATCTTTGGCTACCTGCTTTCTTTAAAAGGAGATTATGATACGGATGCACTAAGTAAACATAAACTGTCCGGCATTTCTCTTGCTGCTATTGCAGGCCTTCTGTATTTCACCACCACTAAATTCTTTCTGAAAGAGATCCCCCTTCCCCGCCCTTTATTTTCTTTATTGCTTACGGGGCTGGTAATACTCATGAGCTATAGCGGGCACCAGGGCGCCAGTCTTACGCATGGCAGCGACTATCTCACGATGCAGGTGCTCTTACAAAAAGAAAGGGTGAAACCTTCCAGCGCTGAGGAAGCGTTGTTGTTTGAAGATGTGATACAACCTATCCTGCAGAACAAATGTGTGCAATGCCACCGGGATGGAAAAAGTAAAGGAGACCTATCGCTTGAAAATATGGAAGATATCCTGAAAGGAGGTAAAAGCGGGCCTGCCATTATTCCCGGCAACCCAGATTCCAGTGAGCTGATCCGGCGCATTATGCTGGATGAAGATCACAAGGATTTTATGCCGGCAGACGGAAAACCTCCGCTCACAAAAAATGAATTACGCCTGATCCGGTGGTGGGTGAAAGAAGGAAAAGCTGCACAGGGAAAAACGGTTGCTTCCCTGGACAGTGTTATTCTGCAACCAATGGTAGCACAATACTTAGGTATGGAAACACAGCAAGCCGTAAATATTACACAACATATCAATCCTGGTATACCCATATCAACGGATACATCGCTGATCGCTAACTTACGCAAAACAGGGCTTCATGTGCGGCTGATGTTACTGCAACCGCTTATGCTCGATGTTACCCTGCCAACAGGCTCCGGCGTCAAAGCAGCCCTTATAAAGCCTGAAATCCACAAGCTCGCCAAACATATCATCTGGCTGAATTTATCCGGCAATGGCCTTACGGATGATGACCTGGATTTTCTGCCTGCACTCATTAATCTTGAGAAGCTGCGCCTGGATAAGAATCCTGTAACCGACAAGATCAGTCATCAGCTGATAACATTAAAACACCTGGAGGCTTTAAACTTAAATGAAACAAACATCACTGCCGCTGCTATCGATCAGCTGAAAAAAAACACGGCGATCAAAAGGGTATATAGCTGGAATACAGGCGCGCAACGATGA
- a CDS encoding family 16 glycoside hydrolase, translating into MVLRSKNSFLSRSWIGFLYVCGAGLIITQPAFSQSGQIPLQDFSSFKNPSGSWQIAGDVSASLLKPNVLNIAKGTGILVNMPGKKAHGEDLFSNMEHGDIDLELDYMMASGSNSGIYFQGRYELQLLDSWGVRSPKPGDNGGIYERWDDSKPEGQKGYQGYAPRQNSSKAPGLWQHLKVSFQAPRFDASGKKTENARIIRAELNGVVIHENVELMGPTRGSIGGGDEKATGPLRIQGDHGAVAFKNIEIKQFDQPVPELTNLQYSVYKGRYDANVNLAAQKAEAQGTVAKLTANAGPLSQEYQLLYKGTLKVKAAGEYTFVLNGQGGGALVKINNQVVVPFGQRGGKANLSAGDLPVEIIYGRAGDRGNPALGITIAGPGIREFYTGDAITPDDTDPILVTAETNTILRSFMDIGNRTRVVHAVSVGSPEKLHYTYDLDKGMIVQLWRGDFLETTPMWHERGNGTARAQGVKQLFGMPYFTLGRLASQQDAWKTDSAGTSYRPKGYVLDEKDRPTFKYQIFGSNVTDAIRVSEDGHGISREITVTDPAGDLYAKLAEGTQIEVGEKDQYVIDGKQYYLQLLDAGGAKPVVRDAGNRKELIIPVKGKLSYSILF; encoded by the coding sequence ATGGTACTAAGATCGAAAAACAGTTTTTTAAGCCGGTCATGGATCGGCTTTTTATATGTATGCGGTGCCGGGCTGATCATTACTCAGCCGGCCTTCAGCCAGTCTGGCCAGATCCCGCTGCAGGACTTTTCTTCTTTTAAGAATCCCTCAGGCAGCTGGCAGATAGCAGGAGATGTGTCCGCCAGCCTGTTGAAGCCCAATGTGCTCAACATTGCCAAAGGCACCGGTATCCTTGTGAACATGCCCGGTAAAAAGGCACATGGGGAAGACCTCTTTTCCAATATGGAACACGGGGATATAGACCTTGAGCTGGATTACATGATGGCATCAGGCTCTAATTCCGGGATCTATTTCCAGGGCAGGTACGAATTGCAGTTGCTGGACAGCTGGGGTGTAAGGTCTCCCAAACCAGGAGACAACGGTGGTATCTATGAACGCTGGGACGATAGCAAACCTGAAGGTCAGAAAGGCTACCAGGGTTATGCCCCCCGCCAGAACTCCAGCAAAGCTCCCGGTTTATGGCAGCACCTGAAAGTATCTTTCCAGGCACCCCGTTTTGATGCAAGCGGCAAAAAAACAGAAAATGCCCGCATTATCCGTGCTGAACTGAATGGCGTGGTGATCCACGAAAATGTTGAATTAATGGGCCCCACCCGTGGTTCCATTGGCGGCGGTGATGAAAAAGCCACCGGTCCATTGCGGATCCAGGGAGATCATGGTGCTGTGGCATTTAAGAATATCGAGATCAAACAATTTGATCAGCCTGTTCCTGAACTCACAAACCTGCAATACAGCGTTTATAAAGGCCGCTACGATGCCAATGTGAACCTCGCAGCTCAAAAAGCGGAGGCACAGGGTACTGTGGCAAAACTGACTGCTAACGCAGGCCCTTTAAGCCAGGAATACCAACTCCTGTATAAAGGCACCCTCAAAGTGAAAGCAGCAGGAGAATATACCTTTGTCCTGAACGGACAAGGCGGCGGCGCCCTCGTAAAGATCAATAACCAGGTGGTGGTACCATTTGGTCAACGGGGTGGAAAAGCTAACTTATCCGCCGGCGATCTGCCCGTAGAGATCATTTATGGCAGAGCAGGCGACAGGGGGAATCCCGCTTTGGGCATTACCATCGCAGGCCCCGGCATCCGTGAATTTTACACCGGAGATGCCATCACCCCGGATGATACCGATCCCATCCTTGTAACCGCAGAAACAAACACTATCCTGCGCAGCTTCATGGATATCGGCAACCGTACAAGAGTGGTACATGCCGTATCTGTAGGCAGCCCTGAAAAACTGCACTACACTTACGACCTGGATAAAGGAATGATCGTACAATTGTGGAGGGGCGACTTCCTGGAAACCACACCTATGTGGCATGAAAGAGGAAATGGTACCGCCCGCGCACAAGGTGTTAAACAACTTTTCGGCATGCCTTATTTCACTTTAGGCAGGTTAGCCAGCCAGCAGGATGCATGGAAAACTGATTCTGCAGGTACCAGCTACCGCCCGAAAGGATATGTGCTGGATGAAAAGGACAGGCCAACTTTCAAATACCAGATCTTCGGTTCCAACGTAACAGATGCTATCCGTGTTTCTGAAGACGGACATGGTATCTCCCGTGAGATCACGGTTACTGACCCTGCCGGCGATCTTTACGCTAAACTGGCGGAAGGTACACAGATTGAAGTAGGGGAAAAAGATCAGTATGTAATAGATGGGAAGCAGTATTACCTGCAGTTACTGGATGCCGGTGGCGCCAAACCTGTGGTACGTGATGCCGGCAACCGCAAAGAGTTGATCATACCGGTGAAAGGCAAGTTGAGCTATTCCATCCTTTTCTAA